The DNA region CGCAAATACCAAGCCGATGTCGGCACCGACCGAGTGCAGGCAGAACTGGCCCAGGCGATCGCTCGGGAGCTGCGCCTCTCAGACGAGGCTGAAAAGCTGGCTAAGTCGCTGGGCCTACTGGGCAAGAATGCGCCGGCTGCCCCGCCACAACTGCCCCCAGCAGCGCCAGAGGATGGCGTGTCGCTACCTGCACCCATTGGCCCCAGCACCCGCCTAAATGCCTTACCTGTAGCGGCTACTCCTAGCGGCCCCCAGCAGTGGGATGAGGATGAGGTGGCGATCGCCCCCACGGCAACCGGCATCCTGCAAGATTGCCTCGCCTATCCCACAATCCTTATCTACGGCCCCCAAGGTAGCGGCAAAAGCACCCTGGCCCATTGGCTGATTCAGCAGCGGATCGCCGCTGGACACCACTGCGAAATTCTAGACCCCCATGCCGCCTACGGAGCCTGGGAGGGGTTACCGCTCTATGGCGCTGGCATGAACTATCAAGCCTGCGACGATCGCCTGGTGGCCTTTGCTGACCTGGTGAAAAGCCGCTACCAGGTCTTGAGCACTAAGCCTAATTTCAACCCCAAACCCCATACTTTGTTGACTGAGGAGTTTACCAACTGGGCCCAGCACTGCCCCAACGCTGCCCAGTTTTTTGGCAGCTCGATGAGCGACCTGCGCAAGGTCAATATGTTTGCCGTCTACGTCGCTCACGGTCGTACACTAACCTCGCTGGGTGGGAAGTCAGGCGTAGCTGAACAGCGCGACCAAAGCCTACTTGAAATTGAGCTATCGGCGATCGTGGGCCCTGGGGGTAAGGCCATGCCATCGGGTAAGGCAAACGTCTATTACCCTGGCCAGAAAAACACCCCGATCGCCGTCGAGGTGCCCACCCTAGATCTGGGGCAACCAGCCAACAACCAGGGGCTAGAGTCAGCCTACTCTGCCGACAGCTCAAATGATGAGGTTGCCATTATTAGGGAGGTTTTGATCAAGGCTAACGAGCCTCTATTAGCGTCCCAAATCAGGCAAAAGCACCGGGCACTCAAGGACGGGGTAGACACCAAAGCACTGGAGCAAAAATTAGAGAGGATGGCGCACGAGGGCTTTATCAATCGCCTCCCTGAGAATCCGCCCCGCTACGCTGTCTCATGACTGTCTTGCCCACAAGACAAAAACCCTGGAGCCCTTGTCTTGTCGGTGTCTCGTTGTCTTGTGGGCTGTCTTGTGAGGGTCTTGCGAGACAACCCACGAGACAGCCGCAAGACGCCTACAAGACGGCCACAAGACAGCAGCACCGACTACCCTACACCGCTATTTAGGAGTAACAGAAATGACCTGGCAATGCCCTTACACCCCACTCGAATTGCACCAGTTCAACCCCCACGATTTTGCCTACGGCGATCGCATTGTTTTGCCCGATGGCCGCACTGGAATGGTGAGCAAGGTGGGCTATAAATATGGTCACGTCGATGCTGATTCTGGGGCTGATTGGAAAGGGTACCTGAGCGATCTCAGGCCAGCAGTACTCGATGGAGTAGGACAGCCCAGGGTGCAGCAATTGAGCCTGCTGTAGTGCAATCTCGCAAAGGCCAAACAAAAAACCCCACAGGCTAACGGTACCGGTGGGGGTTTAGTTCTCAGGGTGCATCTACGATTCAGGACTTCTGCCCGTTACTGCCTAGGATGCCCTCGTCAGTAGGGGTGGTAGCAGGGGTAAGCTATTTGGCGTAAATGGAATTTCACATCTGCCCCTGGCGATCGCCGGGGGCTTTGTTTTGATGACCTTCACTCAGAAGTCAGGGATGGGCAACCCGGCTATCTGCGCGCGCAGGCAACTAGGCAACGAAGATTAGAAATTCGGGACTTTGGAAGGAACAAGAAGATGTGGGCATCGCTGTCAGCACAGCATTGCCCACCAGCCAGAGTAGGTAGAAGCCCAGCCTACTATCGTTGCCAATCCACATCGCACAATCAACGGGCCATTCCTCAAAGCTCATAGGCGTCCACATCGCTAACTAACTTGCTTATGGTGTCTAAGCAAAACCCCCACGGGCCAGCGGTGCCGGTGGGGGTTAGGGTGCATCTACGGGACGTTTCAGGAACTCGCTGCTGGGGTTAGGGTGCCCGGGACGGAGGGGAGTGGTAGCGGGGGCAGGATGCAATCGGCTAGGTGGCTTAGTCGGTGGAGCTGACCCGCTTGCAGGTATAAACTTACCGACTGAGTCCCGAGCGACCGGTATCATCTGTTTGTGAGTCTCTGGGGATTAGCCATTCGACCTGCTTCCGCTAGATTGCTCCGCGACGTGACTTCAACCAAGAAGATGCCAAATCTGACCCGCTCTCCACTATCGCGCTATGGCATCGCTAGTCTCAGCGTTTTATTAGCAGCCCTGCTGATGTTGCTGCTGAACCCTACGCTGGCTATGACTCAGAGTCCGTTCCTGCTATTCTTTGGCGCTGTCATGGTCAGCGCTTGGTCTGGCGGCTTGGGTCCAGGACTGGTCGCCACTGCGTTGTCCGGGCTGATTAGCACCTACTACTTTATCCCGCCCCTTTATTCTCTCTCTCTCAACTGGTCCAGCGGCTTGCGGCTGAGTCTATTTTTGCTAGAAGGCGTGCTCATCAGTGTCCTCGCTGGCGAACTGCGGGTGGCCAAGCAGCGGCTTGAGCGCACGTTGTCACAGCTACAGCGCAGTGAGGCAGACTATCGGCAGCTTGCCATGCAGTCGCAGGCACAGGCGAAGACCTTAACGGCCATCTTTTCCGCGTCCGTCGATCATATCTACATTTTTGACCAAGAGGGGCGCTATGGCTATGTCAGCGATGGTGCTGCCCAGGTACTCGGTCTTTCACCCGATGACTTGCTGGGCAAAACATGGCGCGACATTGGTTTGCCCGCCGCGCTGATGGAGCCAGTAGACGCCCAGCGAAAGCAGGTGATGTCTACCGGGCGATCGCTCAAAAGTGAAACTGACTTTGTCACAGACAATGGGGTACGGTCCTACGAATACATTCTTACGCCGCTAAGTACAGACTCATCAACCAACGCTGTAGTAGTCATTTCTCGGGATATTACTGAACGTAAGCAAGCAGAAGCTGAACGTCACCAATCGCTACTGCGAGAACAAGCGGCCCGAGCCGAAGCAGAGGTGCAGCGCAATCGGCTGCATTCGCTCTTGGTTCAGGCTCCGGCTTCTATCTGTATCGATCGTGGTTCTGAGCATATCTTTGAGTTTGCTAATCCGCTCTTTTCGCAATTGGTGGGGCAGCGTGAACTAATTGGACGCACAGTGCGGGAAGCCTTCCCTGAGATAGAAGGACAAGGTTTTTTTGAACTGCTGGATCAGGTGTTTGAAACAGGAGAAGCGTTTGTAGGCAATGAAGTAGCGGCTCGATTGGATCGTCAAGGCAATGGCACGCTCGAGGAAGGGTTTTTCAACTTTGTCTACCAGCCGATCTTCGACGTTAACGGTGCGGTAGAAGGAATTATCACCTTTGGCTTTGAGGTCACCACTCAAGTTGTGGCCCGGCGGCAAGCCGAGGCTCTAGCAGAAGATTTAACAACCCAACAGATTGCCCTCAAGAAAAGCGAAGCCCGCTTTAGCCGCCTGGTGGAAGCCAATATTATTGGCGTTCTTTTGGCCGCACCTAACGGCACTATTCTGGAGGCGAATGATGCCTTCCTCAAAATGGTGGGTTACACCCGTGAAGACTTGCAAAAGGGCTTGATGAACTGGGGTGAAATGACACCACCAGAATACCGTCAACAGGACGAGCAAGTCTTACAGGAACTCGCCAGCACCGGTAGTTGCGCCCCGTTTGAAAAGGTATACATCCGCAAGGACGGCAGCCATGTGCCTATTTTGCTGGGAGCCGCACAGCTCGAAAGCGACGAGCTGGCTTGGGTTTGTTTTGTTTTAGATCTCACAGAAAGTAAGCAGGTTGAGGTCTTACTGCGTCAACAAGCGGAGGCTTTAGCCCAGGCCAATCGATTAAAAGACGAGTTTCTCGCCACCGTTTCCCATGAATTGCGGACACCCCTAAATGCGATGTTGGGTTGGGCGACCATGCTGCGTGAGAAACAACTGGATGACGCTACTCAGCAGCGAGCGATCGAGACGATTGAGCGCAATGCCAGAGCGCAAAACCAGTTGATTAATGACCTGTTAGATGTCTCTCGGATCATTACCGGCAAACTTCGCCTAGATGTTCGCCCTGTTGCGCTTGTTTCGGTGCTTGAGGCGGCGCTCGATTCGATTCGACCAGCCGCAGAAGCCAAGGGCATTCGCCTGCAAAGTCTTTTAGACCCGGCTGCGGGTCCCGTTTCTGGCGACCCAGACCGGCTGCAGCAAGTGTTTTGGAATTTGTTGTCCAATGCCGTGAAGTTCACACCGAAAGACGGCCGCATTCAACTTCGCTTAGAGCGCATTAATTCACACGTTGAGATCACCGTCAGCGACACCGGGCAGGGTATTAGCCCCGAGTTTTTACCCTATGTATTTGATCGCTTACAGCAAGCGGATAGTACCACCACTAGAACTCATGGTGGGTTGGGGCTGGGCTTGGCGATTGTGCGCCATTTGGTTGAACTCCATGGCGGACAGGTTCAGGTGGCGAGTGCGGGTGAAGGTAAGGGAACGACTTTCATGGTCAATCTACCTATTACGATCTTTCGCCCCGAACCAACCGCTACTGAACGCGTGCATCCGGCTGTCAGCGATACGGCTCCTTTCATCGATGCGCCTAGCTTGGCTGGGATAAAGGTTTTGGTTGTCGATGACGAAGCTGATGCCCGAGAGCTCCTAGCCACACTATTGAGGCAAAGCGGGGCCGTGGTCACCGTTGTGACATCGGCACAGGAAGCATTGGCGACCATTACCCAAAGCTCGTCAGAGCAAAGACCTGACATTTTGGTGAGTGACATTGGCATGCCCGAGGTAGATGGGTATATGCTGATGCGACAAGTGCGCGCCTTGACGCCAGAACAGGGAGGCAGAATGCCAGCCATTGCTCTCACCGCTTACGCACGTACAGAAGACCGCATCAAAGCATTGGCGGCAGGCTTTCAGTCCCACGTCCCTAAGCCAGTGGAGCCCGCTGAATTTATTGCAGTTGTGGTCAACTTAAGTGAGCGCTTGTGAGAGCTTACTAATAATGGCAACCAATTCTTGAGGTTTCACACTTTGGAGAACGTACTAGACAAGTCTTGCTTAAATTAAAACGTCTGTCTTGGGGACGATTTATATTTCCGCCAAAGTCTAGTTGAATGGATTTACCGTTTATGCATACGGCTCCATCTTCAATGAAACGCAACGCGAGCGGAAAGTTTGTGAACAACTGGGAGCGAGAGACCAAACATCGATTCTGCCTATCCCTAACCCAAACAGCTTGGCGATCGCTCGAGCAAGCGGCCCAGCAACGGGGTATCTCTCGCTCTGAAGTGATCGAACAGTTCGCCCGTAGTTTAGAGGCGGAGTCTACCACCCACGACTATGGAGAAAATTCTCAGATCGCTCAGCTGCAAAACCAACTGCTTGAGCCACAGCAGCAGAACCAGGCGTTAGAGGCGCAGTTAGCCCACACGCCAGGTCAAGCCGATCGGGCGATAGAGCCTAAAGTCGTCGCTATTTTAGAGAGCATCACCGATGCATTTGTGACCTTTGACCGCCAGTGGCACTACACCTACGTCAACCAGGCAGCGGCCCAAATTTTGCGCAAAGCCCCGGAAGACCTGATTGGCAAACATGTTTGGAACGACGTTTTTCCTGAGGTGGTGGGTGGGGTAGCCTACGAGGCCATGCACCGAGCGATCGCTGAGCAAGTTCCGGTGGCCTGGGAAGAGTTTGGTGAGCCCGTTCAGTGCTGGCTGGAGGTAAAAGCTTACCCCTCCCCTGAGGGACTCGCGGTTTATTTTCGCGATATGACCAACCGTAGGCAAGCCGAGGTAGAACGGGAACAATTACTCCGCGATTTGGAAACAGAACGCGCCCAGTTTGAAGCGGTGCTACGGCAGATGCCGGCGGGCGTCTTGATTGCCGAGGCCACGTCTAACAAATTGATCCTAGCCAATGAGCAAGCAAAACAAATTTTGGGATATGGCTACGAGCCGTCCTCCGAACTAGAGGACTATGTCCCTCTCACTCCCTTTGACGCGTTTCGCCCCGATGGGCAAAAATATGAGCCCCATGAATTTCCCCTGCCGCGATCGCTGAGAGCTGGTGAAGTTATTACCAATGAGGAGATGGAGCTGCGCCAGGAAGACGGGCAGCGGACCGTAATTAGCGTCAGTTCAGCCCCAATTTTGGATAGGCAAGGGCAAATTTCGGCGGCCGCCGTAGTGCTTCAAGACATCACCGAACGTCAGCAAACCGAAAGGCTCCTCAGGCAGCAGGCCGAACATCTCGAAAACCAGCAGAAATGGTTAGAAGCCGTTCTCGATTTGATGCCAACGCCAACCGCCTTTATTGACCCAGAAACCGCCAAAGTCGTTTTTGCCAACCGAATTGCCAATGAGTTAGCCGGGGGAGATCTACCTAAACACAAACCCCTAGAGGAATATACCAACGCCTATTACTGCACCGATGCCCAGGGCGATCGCATTGCCACCGAGCAAATGCCCGCCGTGCTCCTTGCCCGTGGGGAGCAGTTACAGAACCTCGAGATGAACTGGCATACCCCCGGCGGCATTCGGGCTACCCTCTGCTGGGGAGAAACCCTGCCCGCCATGTATGGGCACGCGGCGATCGGCATTGTCATGTTTCAAGATGTGACCCGCCTCAAGCAAATTGAGGCAAACCTACGGCAGACCGAAGAGCGCCTACAGCTAGCTCTCTCGTCGGCCCAAATGGTCGCCTGGGATTGGGATGTAGAAACGGATCAGGTCGTCTGTTCTCCCAATGCCAAAGAAATTTGGGGCATGCAGGTGGGCACCGCAGACGAGTTTCAGGCCTTCATCCACCCAGACGATCGGCCGCTGCTCAGGCAAGCGACTGAGCAGGCCGTCGCGGGGGACCAGTCTTTCGCCCAAGAGTATCGAGTGATGGCTGCCGACGGTGAGGTGCGCTGGCTTAAGGCTCAGGGGCAGGCCTACCTCAACGAATCTGGGCAAGCGGTGCGCGTGGCCGGGGTTTCGCTCAACATTACCGAGCGCAAGCACATCGAAGCCAATCGCGAGGCCCTACTGGCAGAACTCCAGCGCAAAGAACAGCAGCAGCAGTTTTTGATTGAGCTGAACGATGCCGCGCGCACCCTGCAAGACTCAGAGGAAATTGTCTGGCGAGTCGTTAGCGCCACCGGCAAACATTTCAACGTCACGCGCTGTGCCTATGGTGAAATTGATGCCGCCCAAGAACACGTAATCGTCGATCGCGATTACTGCAACGGCGTCATCAGCGTTGTGGGTAAGCACCACATGGATTCCTTCGGAGCTGAGATCATTGCCGAGCTGAAGCAGGGCAAAACCGTTGTGGTCGACGATGTCAATTGCGACCCCCGCACCGCTGGTGCCGGAGCGGCGGCCTTTGCCGCCATTGAGACCCAATCGCTGCTCTGCGTGCCCTTGGTGAAGAGCGGGCGGTTCGTTGCCCTACTGGTGCTCCACCACATAGCACCTCGCGCCTGGACAACAGACAATGTAGCTCTGCTGGAGCGCATTGCCGAAAAAACTTGGCTGGCGGTAGAGCGATCGCGGGCAGAAGCGGACCTGCGCGAGAGCGAAGCGCGGCTACAGCTCGCCCTCAACATTGGCCGCATGGGCACCTGGGAATGGGACATGCAGGCCAATACAATGCGTTGGTCGGCGGGGCATTTCACTATCCTGGGTTTCGAGCCCGACCAATGCGTACCGAGCTACGAGCTGTGGGCCAGCCGCGTCCATCCCGATGACCTACCAACCGCGGCAGCCCAGCTCCAGCAGGCGATTCAGGAGCGCACCGAGTACTATCACGAACATCGACTGCGCTGGCCCGATGGGACCATTCGCTGGGTCGAGGCCAGGGGGCAGTTTTCTTACGATGGCCAAGGCCATCCCAAGCAATCTATCGGCGCTGTCATCGACATTACTGACCGCAAGCACGCCGAGCAAGAGCGAGAACAGCTGCTCGAGCGAGAACGCTTGGCCCGAGCTCAGGCCGAAGCCGCCCAGCAGCAACTGGCCACCCTGGTTGATGCCTCCCCGGTTGGGCTGGCGCTACTGGACGGTGAGCAGCGATTTATTGCCATCAACGACGCCCTGGCTGAGATCAATGGGTCATCCCGTGAGCATCACTTGGGTAAGTCCGTTCTGGAGCTATTTGGTCAATCTGATCCCGCCGTCGTTGAAGTCATTGGCCAGATTTATGCCACGGGTGAGCCGTTTGTCTCGCCCAGCCTACCCGTCAATATTCCTAGTCGTGACGATCGCAGCCCTGGCTACTACAACGTTCACTATCTGCCAATGGTTGACTCAAATCAGCGGGTAGAACGACTTTTAGCCTATGTTGTCGATGTCACCGAGCGCGTCAATCTAGAGCGCGCCCAACGGTTTCTAGCTGAGTCGAGCGCCGTGCTGGCGTCTTCTTTAGACTACCAAACCACCCTCGAGAAAGTTGCCCAGCTCACCGTCCCAAAACTGGCCGACTGGTGCACCGTTCACATCGTGGAAGAGAATGGCGCGGTCGACCAAATTGCCGTAGCGCACGTTGATCCGGCTAAGCTGGAATGGGCTTACCAGATTCGAGACAAGTATCCCCTAGATACCGATGCAGAACGCGGTGCCGCCCTAACCCTGCGCACCGGGCAACCCGACCTGGTGCCTGAAATTCCCGATGAGTTGTTGGTTCACGCTGCCAAAGACCCTGAGCATTTAGAGATTTTGCGGCAGGTGGGCTTTAGCTCAGTGATGACGGTGCCCCTGCGTACCCAAGACCAGGTGATCGGCGTGATCTCGTTCATCGCGGCTGAGTCGGGTCGCCGCTACACCGCCGCAGATTTGCAGCTCGCCGAAGAATTGGCGCACCGGGCTTCCCTGGCAATCGAAAATGCTCAGCTCTACCAGGCGGCTCAGCGTGATCGCACCAAAGCACAAACCGCTAACCGCATCAAAGATGAGTTCTTAGCCGTCTTGTCCCATGAGTTGCGATCGCCCCTGAACCCCATTTTGGGCTGGGCCAGACTATTGCGCAGTAGGCAGCTAGATGCGACCAAAACTGACCA from Nodosilinea sp. FACHB-141 includes:
- a CDS encoding ATP-binding protein, whose amino-acid sequence is RKYQADVGTDRVQAELAQAIARELRLSDEAEKLAKSLGLLGKNAPAAPPQLPPAAPEDGVSLPAPIGPSTRLNALPVAATPSGPQQWDEDEVAIAPTATGILQDCLAYPTILIYGPQGSGKSTLAHWLIQQRIAAGHHCEILDPHAAYGAWEGLPLYGAGMNYQACDDRLVAFADLVKSRYQVLSTKPNFNPKPHTLLTEEFTNWAQHCPNAAQFFGSSMSDLRKVNMFAVYVAHGRTLTSLGGKSGVAEQRDQSLLEIELSAIVGPGGKAMPSGKANVYYPGQKNTPIAVEVPTLDLGQPANNQGLESAYSADSSNDEVAIIREVLIKANEPLLASQIRQKHRALKDGVDTKALEQKLERMAHEGFINRLPENPPRYAVS
- a CDS encoding PAS domain S-box protein, with amino-acid sequence MTSTKKMPNLTRSPLSRYGIASLSVLLAALLMLLLNPTLAMTQSPFLLFFGAVMVSAWSGGLGPGLVATALSGLISTYYFIPPLYSLSLNWSSGLRLSLFLLEGVLISVLAGELRVAKQRLERTLSQLQRSEADYRQLAMQSQAQAKTLTAIFSASVDHIYIFDQEGRYGYVSDGAAQVLGLSPDDLLGKTWRDIGLPAALMEPVDAQRKQVMSTGRSLKSETDFVTDNGVRSYEYILTPLSTDSSTNAVVVISRDITERKQAEAERHQSLLREQAARAEAEVQRNRLHSLLVQAPASICIDRGSEHIFEFANPLFSQLVGQRELIGRTVREAFPEIEGQGFFELLDQVFETGEAFVGNEVAARLDRQGNGTLEEGFFNFVYQPIFDVNGAVEGIITFGFEVTTQVVARRQAEALAEDLTTQQIALKKSEARFSRLVEANIIGVLLAAPNGTILEANDAFLKMVGYTREDLQKGLMNWGEMTPPEYRQQDEQVLQELASTGSCAPFEKVYIRKDGSHVPILLGAAQLESDELAWVCFVLDLTESKQVEVLLRQQAEALAQANRLKDEFLATVSHELRTPLNAMLGWATMLREKQLDDATQQRAIETIERNARAQNQLINDLLDVSRIITGKLRLDVRPVALVSVLEAALDSIRPAAEAKGIRLQSLLDPAAGPVSGDPDRLQQVFWNLLSNAVKFTPKDGRIQLRLERINSHVEITVSDTGQGISPEFLPYVFDRLQQADSTTTRTHGGLGLGLAIVRHLVELHGGQVQVASAGEGKGTTFMVNLPITIFRPEPTATERVHPAVSDTAPFIDAPSLAGIKVLVVDDEADARELLATLLRQSGAVVTVVTSAQEALATITQSSSEQRPDILVSDIGMPEVDGYMLMRQVRALTPEQGGRMPAIALTAYARTEDRIKALAAGFQSHVPKPVEPAEFIAVVVNLSERL
- a CDS encoding PAS domain S-box protein yields the protein MKRNASGKFVNNWERETKHRFCLSLTQTAWRSLEQAAQQRGISRSEVIEQFARSLEAESTTHDYGENSQIAQLQNQLLEPQQQNQALEAQLAHTPGQADRAIEPKVVAILESITDAFVTFDRQWHYTYVNQAAAQILRKAPEDLIGKHVWNDVFPEVVGGVAYEAMHRAIAEQVPVAWEEFGEPVQCWLEVKAYPSPEGLAVYFRDMTNRRQAEVEREQLLRDLETERAQFEAVLRQMPAGVLIAEATSNKLILANEQAKQILGYGYEPSSELEDYVPLTPFDAFRPDGQKYEPHEFPLPRSLRAGEVITNEEMELRQEDGQRTVISVSSAPILDRQGQISAAAVVLQDITERQQTERLLRQQAEHLENQQKWLEAVLDLMPTPTAFIDPETAKVVFANRIANELAGGDLPKHKPLEEYTNAYYCTDAQGDRIATEQMPAVLLARGEQLQNLEMNWHTPGGIRATLCWGETLPAMYGHAAIGIVMFQDVTRLKQIEANLRQTEERLQLALSSAQMVAWDWDVETDQVVCSPNAKEIWGMQVGTADEFQAFIHPDDRPLLRQATEQAVAGDQSFAQEYRVMAADGEVRWLKAQGQAYLNESGQAVRVAGVSLNITERKHIEANREALLAELQRKEQQQQFLIELNDAARTLQDSEEIVWRVVSATGKHFNVTRCAYGEIDAAQEHVIVDRDYCNGVISVVGKHHMDSFGAEIIAELKQGKTVVVDDVNCDPRTAGAGAAAFAAIETQSLLCVPLVKSGRFVALLVLHHIAPRAWTTDNVALLERIAEKTWLAVERSRAEADLRESEARLQLALNIGRMGTWEWDMQANTMRWSAGHFTILGFEPDQCVPSYELWASRVHPDDLPTAAAQLQQAIQERTEYYHEHRLRWPDGTIRWVEARGQFSYDGQGHPKQSIGAVIDITDRKHAEQEREQLLERERLARAQAEAAQQQLATLVDASPVGLALLDGEQRFIAINDALAEINGSSREHHLGKSVLELFGQSDPAVVEVIGQIYATGEPFVSPSLPVNIPSRDDRSPGYYNVHYLPMVDSNQRVERLLAYVVDVTERVNLERAQRFLAESSAVLASSLDYQTTLEKVAQLTVPKLADWCTVHIVEENGAVDQIAVAHVDPAKLEWAYQIRDKYPLDTDAERGAALTLRTGQPDLVPEIPDELLVHAAKDPEHLEILRQVGFSSVMTVPLRTQDQVIGVISFIAAESGRRYTAADLQLAEELAHRASLAIENAQLYQAAQRDRTKAQTANRIKDEFLAVLSHELRSPLNPILGWARLLRSRQLDATKTDQALETIERNAKLQAQLIEDLLDVSRILQGKLTLNVTPVNLVTTIEAAAETVRLAAEAKRIRIQTTLHAIAGQVLGDTNRLQQVIWNLLSNAVKFTPAGGQVAITLEQVDAYAQLQVQDTGKGIHPDFLPHVFD